aataataaaactaaaaaagtacttacagtaatttcatcttcatagttttctacctagtgctttaaactcGCAATGTACCCAAGCCATACAAtttcaccattgtaatcattgctatcatcatggttgttatattgaagcACACTTTCTTACACGATACCTTGAATTAAtcgtcaaattatgctacaatgtagcaGTTGATAATTCAAATTTGACTTTAAATGTcatctttgtcaaattttcttaccatgtacacgttaacattttttaaattttgctagaaattacctacttaaaattatctgttagattcacGACCTGCCCAACacgctgtgtgtgttagtggcttcacaagaatgtaaaatcatcagTGCTATGTTTtcaaattcaaaaattcaaatgtttatttaggtaaagtacatacatacaaggggagggatacaaatattgatgaatttatagatagagctagtacatacaatgcctaaagccactgttaCGCAGTGGGGTCCCTTgaattgtagagcatttctagtttgattaagtcgtactcttggaatatcaaaaattaTTCGTTTCTGGTGTGGTacaatgtactctcataaacccaatgtaccattatatttatattttatattataccaGTATGTAATATATAAAAGCATCTCCAGACAGAGCATCAGCGACATACGAGAATATTATAAACCCACATCAAATTTGCAGGCGACACCAAGATCTTCGGTAAAGTAAATGTGAAATTAACATTGAAGCCATTCCTTGCCTtataaagagatctacatgaactccatagACAGTAATAAAACTGGCAAATGCATTTTTAAAATTGAAAAATAAAAGTCCTTGCATGTGGCACATAATGTGCATCATACCTGCCAAATCAACATTATCTTGCAGCAGATTaacgaagaaaaggaccttggggtCACAATCCACcaatcactgaaagttgcacaagtgggagctgcagtaaaaaAGCCAACCAATCCCTAGGAATACTCAAATGAAcctttgacttcaaggaaaagaagaCATTTGTTTGACAGTATAAACCTCTGGTGCacccaccatttaataataatttttattttaataataataataattaataataagaaTATTAGCTTTGGAAAATGTTGAACACGAGATACAGAAATCATTCCTGGACCAAGTGGACTCTCATACCAAGAATGGTCAAGGGCCACACGGCTAACAACACTCGAAACCAGACAAGAGGGCTCGTCTCATCGAAACTTTTCAAATATACTGTAGTGAACAATTCGGAGGATATCAGTCCAGACCACTTCCTTCAAAGCTCATACTGCAGTTCAAGAGCCAGCTCAATAAAATCACCAGGACAAATGAGGGAATCTTTGACAAGCCACAGGCTTCCTGGCCCCTTCAAGACCACTAGAGAGTCATGGTCTCCCTCAGGTAAATCCAAAATAACCACAGAAATACAAGTCAAATGCTACAACACTATTCATCACCCATAATTTACACGATATTCTATGaccaaacacaacacttctgttaaATGGTTCATTTCACATTCTAAACCATTTGGTTTAatggtttagttcatttattatgcacctcaattcatttagttaaacaagttacaatcttgatgagctagttacaaaattcagtacaagtcgtcacatcaacactgAGCTCGAGAGCGAACACACGTACAGTTTCTAAACTGTTTAATGGTGTTTATTAAATGGTGTTAATAATTGCAACAGTGTTAAATGGTGTTTAATGGTACAGTCAAATCTTAAACCTACCAGCTGTCCTCAGAGGCGGTGAAGGAGAGGTGTCAGGACAGGTGTCAGCAGCAGTGATAGTGTCAGGAGCAGTGACAGTGGCAGGAATTGTGTCATAAGCAGTGGCAGTGTCAGGAGCAGTGACAGTGGCAGGAGTAGTGTCAGCAGCAGTGACGGTGGCAGCAGGAGCAGTGTCAATAGCAGTGGTAGAGTCAGGAGGGGTGGCCGAGGTCTTCTGGTCCTGCCAGACCACAAGACCCGCCGCCCTCACCTCGCACCTTCTCTATACAACTCCTAGTACTATACGCAGATTTATTCTTGAAGGTCGTGGAAGAAATTATAAATACACTCATTATTATATCCTCATCCGGTGACTGTTAATTATTCTATACAAATTATTTGTACCTTTCGAAGAATATTAGTGACATTTGTAATGAGCGTTCGCGTTCAAATAGCAATAAATAAGTCATAGCTAATACAAGAATCATGGATTAAATTATAACAAAATTAAATAATGTTCATGAATATTAATAATATCACACAAGTCAGCATACTATTATCATAATAGTCAAGAAATATGTCTTCTACTTTAGGTCATCATTGAACGCTACCTCATGTAAACAGACGCACGACTTCGCTGCGCTGCGCCACCTCTACTTTTTTCAAATTTTCGATTGTGTGGCCCGATAACTGGAGACTTTATCCATGAGTCGCATCCCTAACCCGTTCGCCGGTGGTGCAGGGCAGCAGCAACAGGGACCCCAGAGCAGCTCGAGCCCTGGCCACCAGCAGGGTGCCCAGGCAACCTCTACCCCAGGCTTCCTCATCATGACCAGGCCACCCTCGGGCTCCAACAGGTATGGTGGCAGGGGCTACAATACTCACAATTCAACCTCCCAACATAACCCCAATCAGCAGAAAAATAACTTCATACCTTTCTCGTCAAATGGTGGAAGTAACTCTAGTCAGGAAGGTAacaggcgaggaggaggaggtggtggacgTGGCAGATTTAATCACGGAGGCGGTGGAAGAAATTTTTCCGCTCAAGGAAGCCCAAGGTTTGCTTATCCCTTCCAACAATCTCCAGCGAGAATAAATAACCCATATGGGCAAAATCAGGGTTTTGCAAATACTCCAAGGAACAGACAAAATAATAAAAGTGGGGCTAGGTATAGTGATACGCACGACAGAGCATTTGGAGACCAGAAGAAATTTAGCTCGAATGGTAATTCAAGACGCGGAAGAGATAGAGGGCCACTCAGTGATGTTCCAATTGATAAATTTGTGTCAAATAATATGATACAAGATCCATGGGCTGAGTTTGATGATGATGTAGATGATAATTTGCCTCAGCATCCCCAATCGAGTCCAGTTTTAGTAACTTTAGATGACTCTGAAATAGTTATTGACTCTGACGCAAGTGTAATTGTTGAGAATTCGTATGAAGAAGGAATAAGTGGTACAGAATGTGACAGTTCACCTGTGCATGATACTGGAAGTGACTCGCCATACGTTGCTACATCTTCGACCTCAGAGAAAGATACAGGAAGTGATTCTACTAGTGATGCATAGTATTGTCCTTTTGGCAAGAAATATTAACAGCTGTCCTGTGGTTAAACTATATTGCAGGGTATTGGAAAGTTGTTTCCTTGAATGTCTGCTGTTGTGAAATTTATTTTATCGAATtaggtgctatatagtcttatggGCTTGGTGCCCACTTTGGataattacttatttattaaattaaatgATAATATATTGGAACACAAAATTTTAAGGAAAACTTGTATACCTTGTATGTCTGTCAGGGTattatttattttacatttttattaCATTTAATGAAATTCTTGTGTATGATGGGAAATTTGGTTAAAACAAAATTTGTATATAAATTTTATAATGTAGCTATTGTTGTAGCTAGCTGTTGCCTTAGGTCGTTAATAGTTCTCATAATTTAATACTTGACAAAATCTAGGCAGTCAAACATATCAATAGGCAAAAAACCTTTGAAGAcaattaagattttttttttaatgtaaacAGGAAAGGAGTTGAATTCAATAGTAATCTTTGAGGTCAAGGAAACTGATTATTGCTAGGTGTCATACTAGCttattaaaaatattaaagtACAAAAAATATGAACAGAATGTACAAACTTATCAATCAGTTAATAATATCTAGATTTATATACCATTTTGCAGATTTCTAGTTAAAAGGATTCTTTGCTTTTTAATGGGAATAAGTTATGTAGCTATACATGTTAAAGACATTTTATACACTTGTGTAAACTTTTTATTTGTTTGACATAAATATCTATTGAAACTAGTGAAGATTAGTTTTGCAAAGTCTTGACTGTTTTGATACCTGCTGCTGTTTGGTGGATATTGCCTGTAACACTATGCTAATTTATTGTGACTGTTGAGGTTATGACTAGAATGCAATAAGATATTTTTAATAAAACATAACACATAATTATAGACAATGAGTCgtagtaacgtggctgaagatacgatgaccaaactacacattagaagatgaagaaatgatgacatttcgatccgtcctggaccattatcaagtcgacacACAATATGATAATGGTCCATGATGGACCGAAACATCAACATTTCATCTTCTGAGGCGTGGTTTGGTTATcataacacataactaaaaacatttaatataatactacattttaatttatatttattattgttACAGTACTAACATTAATGGTATTTTGATCACACAATTTGAATTGGGGTAAGAGAATGATGTACTGTACTTTCTACTGCTAATTGATCAAGTCCATTGTTGGTACAGCAAAATACATAATGATACTAGATATATCCTATCCTATGGTTTTCAGTAAGAAATTAGTAAAATAAGTACAGTATGTATGCATACTTATGATTTTTAACTTAACATTGAAAGATAGGTGTGTGACACTAAAattcataaatatatttataaattttattattaaataatgTTTTCTTAAGAAAATTTTGTGCACAATTTATGAATGTCTGTAGAATATATTCATAGACAAATTTAGTTATACTATATGTATAAGAATGATTTTCACATTTACACATTGAGCAGAAGGCTAGCATAGGGTGTTTCAAATGACAGCTAGATTAAGATGTCACAACAAGGGGAAATTTGAAGATGACAATATACAGTATTGATATCTTACAAAAATAATTACGATAGTACTGTAACTAGTACTgtattcagtcatatatataaaaatgtccATCCAGCCTACAACCCAAATTTTTTTTACGAAGTTATTTGCTCAGCTgtttcttttattattattaaacctgCACATCTTGAAGCAAGATGCTTAGTTTTATCCTCCTGGAGAGGTAAATACTCAGTGTGGTGTAATACATTTTaaagatactgtactgtatttagagatatacatacagtataagATTGTATTTTTTTGTAATACTTAAATGCTTGTGTAGGACATTTTTTAGTATTAAATGTGCAATTTAAGAATTctgaatttttattttttataatcCGTAGGTAGACCCCTAATGTAATTCACACGAAGGCTGTAATCATCTTATAATAGTTGTTAATTGCCTATTTGTTGTGTTATCTACAGAACCATTAgttaattaatataaattaaattttctcATCATTAAACTTGGGAGAGTATTTGCTAGTTTCTCAGTTATGTTTCTAAAATTTAACAGTTGGTAAATTTATTTTTCAAGTTTACTGTCTAGTAATTACATGTGACTACTTATTTAGACCTTCTTTTCCATTAAGGCGAGATATAAGATGAGATGCTGGGATTGTAAAGTAAAGATATTGAAAGATATGAAGATACTGAATTTTTACATTATAAAAATTTAAAGTtatatttttatttgttatttgtactgtatatacaagagttcttacattcttgtaaagccactaacacaaatagcattttgggcaggtccttgatCTTAATTTACCCTCGAGTAtgacctgccaaatcgtttaactaacaggtacccattcactgctgggtgaacagaggccacagttaaggattggcacctagtcaattctccctggccaggatatgaacccaggccaaattgcTCGCAAAGTGCAGGACGAATGTGTTACCACGGCGACTGCTAAAAAATTAAATGCATACGAGTCGGTCTCAAAATAGTTGCATAATGAAAATTTTATTATGTATATTGTAATGTGCTGTATTAGAAATAAAGatgctgtacagtacaaaaatatATGAAAGCTTCTTTGCagcttgttcatatatatatatatatatatatatatatatatatatatatatatatatatatatatatatatatatatatatatatatatatatatatatatatatatacacagtatatatatatatatatattatgttgtacctagtagccagaacgtcgtactgtacttggcctactatgcaaggtccaatttgcctaataagccaagttttcctgaatttatatatttttctaattttttcttgtaaaatgataaatttgtccatttcattatgcacaAGTTAATTAGTTTAAATTTGAGTTGaaactaacgaagatatatgaccaaacctaactaaaTAGGTTAAATATAGAAAATCACttggcctaataggccgagtgattttctatattttcaacaaattgtttcaaattggtatatttgaattattattatattatactaagaacgtaaattattgacttatgttagtttagattaggttaaaataggttaggtagagtaggttaggtttggtcatatatctacattagttttaactcaaatttaaaaaaagtgaactcgcacataatgaaatggattgctttatcatttcataagaaaaaatgtagaaaaatataaattatggaaaacttggcttattaggcaaattgggccttgcatagtaggccgagtactgcattttggctactaggtacaacattatatatattatgtataatcTCACACACGTCTAAATgacagcaggaatgaagaagaaatcaattcttttttttctacaaagtgataggggtaggcagaccagtaaaatggtacaaaaaggcaaaccaacaaaatcactagagagaggggggtagtgaagaataaggagaggggtaacatgttcctgaaaattgcatacaccaacatagatggagtgagatcaaagatacagtgtgtgtatgtatatatatatatatatatatatatatatatatatatatatatatatatatatatatatatatatatatgtttcattgcaggaatgaagaaggaagggaatatatatgtttcattgcagGAATGCAATGTTTTCATTGCAGGAATttactgctgccagtatacaccaatatatatatatatatatatatatatatatatatatatatatatatatatatatatatatatatatatatatatatatatatatatatatatatatatatatatatatatatatatatatatatatatatgtcgtacctagtagccagaacgcacttctcagcctactatgcagggcccgatttgcctaataagccaagttttactgaattaatatattttttctaattttgttcttatgaaatgataaagctacccatttcattatgtatgaggtcaatttttttttattggaggtaaaattaacgtagatatatgaccgaacctaaccaaccctacctaacctaagctaacctatctttataggttaggttaggttaggtagccgaaaacgttaggttaggttaggtagacgaaaaacaattaattcatgaaaacttggcttattaggcaaatcaggccttgcatagtaggctgagaagtgcgttctggctattaggtacgacatatatatatatatatatatatatatatatatatgtcgtacctaatagccagaacgcacttctcagcctactattcaaggcccgatttgcctaataagccaagttttcatgaattaatgttttttcgtctacctaacctacctaacctaacctaacctagctttttttggctacctaacctaaccttacctataaatataggttaggttaggttaggtagggttggttaggttcggtcatatatctacgttaattttaactccaataaataaaaatttacctcatacatagagaaaagggttgctttatcatttcataagaaaaaaattatagtaaatatattaattcaggaaaacttggcttattaggcaaatcgggccttgaatagtaggctgagaagtgagttctggctactaggtacgacatatatatatatatatatatatatatatatatatatgtcgtacctagtagccagaacgcacttctcagcctactatgcaaggctcgatttgcctaatatgccaagttttcatgaattaatgttttttcgactacctaacctacctaacctaacctaacctaactttttctgctacctaacctaacctaacctataaagataggttaggttaggttaggtagggttggttaggttcggtcatatatctacgttaattttaactccaataaaaaaatattgaccacatacataatgaaatgggtagctttatcatttcataagaaaaaaactagagaaaatatattaattcaggaaaacttggcttattaggcaaatcgggccttgaatagtaggctgagaagtgcgttctggctattaggtacgacatatatatatatatatatatatatatatatatatatatatatatatatatatatatatatatatatatatatatatatacacacacacacacaaacacaaacaaacaaaaacataCCACgaccaggtgaatacacacacagttaGGCAAGTATAAACGGCTAGACAAAGataactgtttaacatgggtggtacgcgaacaagggggcacaggtggaaactg
This genomic window from Procambarus clarkii isolate CNS0578487 chromosome 1, FALCON_Pclarkii_2.0, whole genome shotgun sequence contains:
- the LOC123762989 gene encoding uncharacterized protein, with translation MSRIPNPFAGGAGQQQQGPQSSSSPGHQQGAQATSTPGFLIMTRPPSGSNRYGGRGYNTHNSTSQHNPNQQKNNFIPFSSNGGSNSSQEGNRRGGGGGGRGRFNHGGGGRNFSAQGSPRFAYPFQQSPARINNPYGQNQGFANTPRNRQNNKSGARYSDTHDRAFGDQKKFSSNGNSRRGRDRGPLSDVPIDKFVSNNMIQDPWAEFDDDVDDNLPQHPQSSPVLVTLDDSEIVIDSDASVIVENSYEEGISGTECDSSPVHDTGSDSPYVATSSTSEKDTGSDSTSDA